In one window of Aphidius gifuensis isolate YNYX2018 linkage group LG4, ASM1490517v1, whole genome shotgun sequence DNA:
- the LOC122855638 gene encoding bumetanide-sensitive sodium-(potassium)-chloride cotransporter-like isoform X2, producing MEGKFNSQNPEDDGTTRVNGKKSSITLNVNGLWDVVPRLDHYRASRRAKRPSLSDLHEGNPVKDANVESGAAGNGQTGHVGMKLGWIQGVLIPCLLNIWGVMLFLRLSWIVAQAGIFESIIIIAISAVVCVITTLSLSAISTNGEVKGGGIYFIISRSLGPEFGASVGIVFAFANSVSASMNTIGFCDSLNTLLKSHGIKIIDNGLSDTRIIGCIALVVMILICAIGMEWESKAQNFLIAIIVIAIFDFLIGTVLGPGDNELLKAKGFVGFSSHEFTTNWNNDYRIYEGQEQNFISIFAIFFPSVTGIQAGANISGDLKDPSNSIPVGTLLALLISMISYVTFVLFAGGAAVRDASNITFNGTNFTAIPCVVDTLNNCQNGLHHDVSIMNIMSVWEGLIYAGCFAATLSTALTNLLSVPRLIQALGKDRIYPGLIYFSKGYGKAGEPYRGYVLTLIVAAVFLLIGDLNAIAPLISNCYLASYALINFCTFHAAIVRPLGWRPTFKYYNRWLSLVGFILCVVFMFLIDWRTALITVVVILALFLIVVYRKPDVNWGSSTQAQTYKTALTVVYRLNCMDEHVKNYAPQILALSGAPGTRPDLLHLANLITKNNSLLVCGEVNPTRLSYRTRSARLRNGYAWLQRHRIKSFYHVVSDLSLERGASALMQASGVGKLAPNVVLMGYKTTWTTCHHKDLQEYFNVLHNAFDQKMAVAMLRVPNGLDYSVPNSTGDDEQAMIQSSYDLAGNTLMHADSDLSMTSGIQRVQSVPTIGTQFSTVDGPNQIAKESSTNFNARDHLKYKKKFAADKVLYEQRNAVISELEYISIFQKKHKSGVIDVWWLYDDGGLTILLPYIINTRSNWENCKMRIFALANHKQEIGAQEKEIAEIMTKFRIQYKSLKMVDDISVQPKKETQDFFDSLVSEFRKNDNADSSECVITDVELQSLRDKTYRQLRLRELLLENSSQSALVVMSLPMPRKGAVSAPLYMAWLEALTRDMPTTLLIRGNQTSVLTFYS from the exons ATGGAGGGTAAATTCAATAGTCAAAACCCCGAAGATGATGGAACAACTCgtgtaaatggaaaaaaatcatCGATAACATTGAATGTCAATGGTTTATGGGATGTTGTACCACGTCTTGATCATTACAG agCAAGTAGACGTGCCAAAAGACCATCGTTGAGTGATTTACACGAAGGAAATCCTGTTAAA gaTGCTAACGTTGAATCTGGAGCAGCAGGAAATGGACAGACTGGACATGTTGGAATGAAACTTGGCTGGATACAGGGTGTACTAATACCATGTCTATTAAATATATGGGGTGTTATGTTATTTCTTCGTTTATCATGGATTGTTGCACAAGCTGGaatatttgaatcaattattataattgcaATATCAGCTGTTGTTTGTGTTATAACAACCCTAAGTCTCAGTGCAATTAGCACTAATGGTGAAGTAAAGGGAG gtggaatatattttataatatcaagaTCATTAGGACCAGAATTTGGAGCATCAGTTGGTATTGTATTTGCATTTGCAAATTCAGTATCAGCATCAATGAATACAATTGGTTTTTGTGATTCATTAAATACACTATTAAAAAGTCatggaattaaaattattgataatggtCTTAGTGATACGAGAATCATTGGTTGTATTGCACTTGTTgttatgatattaatatgtGCAATTGGAATGGAATGGGAATCAaag gcacaaaactttttaattgcaattattgtaattgcaatatttgattttttaattggtaCTGTACTTGGACCTGGTGATAATGAATTACTAAAAGCCAAAGGATTTGTTGGTTTTTCATCTCATGAATTTACAACAAATTGGAATAATGATTATCGTATTTATGAGGGACaagaacaaaattttatatcaatatttgcaatattttttccatcagtAACTGGTATACAAGCTGGTGCAAATATATCTGGTGATTTAAAAGATCCATCAAATAGTATACCAGTTGGTACACTATTagcattattaatatcaatgataagCTATGTTACATTTGTTCTATTTGCTGGTGGTGCTGCTGTTCGTGATGCAAGTAATATAACATTTAATGGAACAAATTTTACAGCTATACCATGTGTTGTtgatacattaaataattgtcaaaatGGTTTACATCATGATGTttcaataatgaatataatgtCAGTATGGGAAGGACTTATTTATGCTGGTTGTTTTGCAGCAACATTATCAACAGCATTGactaatttattatcagtacCACGTTTAATACAAGCACTTGGTAAAGACAGAATTTATCCtggtttgatttattttagcaAAGGATATGGTAAAGCTGGTGAACCATATCGTGGCTATGTTCTAACACTAATCGTAGCagcagtatttttattaattg gTGATTTAAATGCAATTGCACCACTAATATCAAATTGTTATTTAGCATCATAtgctttaattaatttctgtACATTTCATGCAGCAATTGTTAGACCACTTGGTTGGCGTCCAACATTTAAA taCTACAACAGATGGCTATCACTTGTTGGTTTTATATTGTGTGTTGTATTTATGTTTCTCATTGATTGGAGAACAGCTCTTATAACTGTTGTTGTTATTCTTGCATTATTCTTAATAGTTGTTTATAGAAAACCTGATGTTAATTGGGGTAGTAGTACACAAGCACAAACATATAAAACAGCATTAACTGTTGTTTATCGTTTAAATTGTATGGATGaacatgttaaaaattatgcaCCACAAATATTGGCATTATCTGGTGCACCAGGTACACGTCCTGATTTATTACATTTAGCtaatttaataactaaaaataattcattacttGTTTGTGGTGAAGTTAATCca acaCGTTTATCATATCGTACAAGATCAGCAAGATTAAGAAATGGTTATGCATGGTTACAACGTCATCGTATCAAGTCATTTTATCATGTTGTAAGTGATCTTAGTTTAGAACGTGGTGCATCAGCCCTAATGCAAGCATCTGGAGTTGGTAAATTAGCACCAAATGTTGTTCTTATGGGTTACAAAACAACATGGACAACTTGTCATCATAAAGATCTTCAGGAATATTTTAATGTTCtaca caaTGCATTTGATCAAAAAATGGCTGTTGCAATGTTACGTGTACCAAATGGTCTTGATTATTCAGTACCAAATAGTACTGGTGATGATGAACAAGCAATGATACAAAGTAGCTATGATTTAGCTGGTAATACATTGATGCATGCTGACAGTGATTTATCAATGACAAGTGGTATTCAACGAGTACAAAGTGTACCAACAATTGGCACACAATTTTCAACTGTTGATGGACCAAATCAAATTGCCAAagaatcatcaacaaatttcAATGCACgtgatcatttaaaatataaaaaaaaatttgcagcTGATAAAGTACTTTA tgAACAACGTAATGCTGTAATTTCTGAGCtagaatatatttcaatatttcaaaaaaaacacAAGTCAGGAGTCATTGATGTTTGGTGGCTGTATGATGATGgag gTTTGACAATACTGCTGCCTTATATTATCAACACAAGATCAAATTGggaaaattgtaaaatgagAATATTTGCATTGGCTAATCACAAGCAAGAAATTGGAGCACAAGAAAAaga aattgCAGAAATAATGACGAAATTTCGTATTcaatataaaagtttaaaaatggtTGATGACATAAGTGTACagccaaaaaaagaaactcaAGATTTCTTTGATTCACTTGTATCGGAATTtcgtaaaaatgataatgctGATTCATCCGAGTGTGTTATAACTGATGTGGAATTACAAAGTTTGCGTGATAAGACTTATCGACAATTACGTTTGCGAGAATTATTGTTAGAAAATTCTAGTCAATCAGCACTTGTAGTGAT GTCTTTGCCAATGCCAAGAAAAGGTGCTGTATCAGCACCACTTTACATGGCATGGTTGGAAGCCCTGACAAGAGACATGCCAACAACTTTACTCATTCGAGGAAATCAAACTTCAGTTTTGACATTTTACTCGTAG
- the LOC122855638 gene encoding bumetanide-sensitive sodium-(potassium)-chloride cotransporter-like isoform X1, which produces MVNERKKSILMRITGMEGKFNSQNPEDDGTTRVNGKKSSITLNVNGLWDVVPRLDHYRASRRAKRPSLSDLHEGNPVKDANVESGAAGNGQTGHVGMKLGWIQGVLIPCLLNIWGVMLFLRLSWIVAQAGIFESIIIIAISAVVCVITTLSLSAISTNGEVKGGGIYFIISRSLGPEFGASVGIVFAFANSVSASMNTIGFCDSLNTLLKSHGIKIIDNGLSDTRIIGCIALVVMILICAIGMEWESKAQNFLIAIIVIAIFDFLIGTVLGPGDNELLKAKGFVGFSSHEFTTNWNNDYRIYEGQEQNFISIFAIFFPSVTGIQAGANISGDLKDPSNSIPVGTLLALLISMISYVTFVLFAGGAAVRDASNITFNGTNFTAIPCVVDTLNNCQNGLHHDVSIMNIMSVWEGLIYAGCFAATLSTALTNLLSVPRLIQALGKDRIYPGLIYFSKGYGKAGEPYRGYVLTLIVAAVFLLIGDLNAIAPLISNCYLASYALINFCTFHAAIVRPLGWRPTFKYYNRWLSLVGFILCVVFMFLIDWRTALITVVVILALFLIVVYRKPDVNWGSSTQAQTYKTALTVVYRLNCMDEHVKNYAPQILALSGAPGTRPDLLHLANLITKNNSLLVCGEVNPTRLSYRTRSARLRNGYAWLQRHRIKSFYHVVSDLSLERGASALMQASGVGKLAPNVVLMGYKTTWTTCHHKDLQEYFNVLHNAFDQKMAVAMLRVPNGLDYSVPNSTGDDEQAMIQSSYDLAGNTLMHADSDLSMTSGIQRVQSVPTIGTQFSTVDGPNQIAKESSTNFNARDHLKYKKKFAADKVLYEQRNAVISELEYISIFQKKHKSGVIDVWWLYDDGGLTILLPYIINTRSNWENCKMRIFALANHKQEIGAQEKEIAEIMTKFRIQYKSLKMVDDISVQPKKETQDFFDSLVSEFRKNDNADSSECVITDVELQSLRDKTYRQLRLRELLLENSSQSALVVMSLPMPRKGAVSAPLYMAWLEALTRDMPTTLLIRGNQTSVLTFYS; this is translated from the exons ATGGTTAATGAacgtaaaaaatcaattttaatgag AATAACTGGTATGGAGGGTAAATTCAATAGTCAAAACCCCGAAGATGATGGAACAACTCgtgtaaatggaaaaaaatcatCGATAACATTGAATGTCAATGGTTTATGGGATGTTGTACCACGTCTTGATCATTACAG agCAAGTAGACGTGCCAAAAGACCATCGTTGAGTGATTTACACGAAGGAAATCCTGTTAAA gaTGCTAACGTTGAATCTGGAGCAGCAGGAAATGGACAGACTGGACATGTTGGAATGAAACTTGGCTGGATACAGGGTGTACTAATACCATGTCTATTAAATATATGGGGTGTTATGTTATTTCTTCGTTTATCATGGATTGTTGCACAAGCTGGaatatttgaatcaattattataattgcaATATCAGCTGTTGTTTGTGTTATAACAACCCTAAGTCTCAGTGCAATTAGCACTAATGGTGAAGTAAAGGGAG gtggaatatattttataatatcaagaTCATTAGGACCAGAATTTGGAGCATCAGTTGGTATTGTATTTGCATTTGCAAATTCAGTATCAGCATCAATGAATACAATTGGTTTTTGTGATTCATTAAATACACTATTAAAAAGTCatggaattaaaattattgataatggtCTTAGTGATACGAGAATCATTGGTTGTATTGCACTTGTTgttatgatattaatatgtGCAATTGGAATGGAATGGGAATCAaag gcacaaaactttttaattgcaattattgtaattgcaatatttgattttttaattggtaCTGTACTTGGACCTGGTGATAATGAATTACTAAAAGCCAAAGGATTTGTTGGTTTTTCATCTCATGAATTTACAACAAATTGGAATAATGATTATCGTATTTATGAGGGACaagaacaaaattttatatcaatatttgcaatattttttccatcagtAACTGGTATACAAGCTGGTGCAAATATATCTGGTGATTTAAAAGATCCATCAAATAGTATACCAGTTGGTACACTATTagcattattaatatcaatgataagCTATGTTACATTTGTTCTATTTGCTGGTGGTGCTGCTGTTCGTGATGCAAGTAATATAACATTTAATGGAACAAATTTTACAGCTATACCATGTGTTGTtgatacattaaataattgtcaaaatGGTTTACATCATGATGTttcaataatgaatataatgtCAGTATGGGAAGGACTTATTTATGCTGGTTGTTTTGCAGCAACATTATCAACAGCATTGactaatttattatcagtacCACGTTTAATACAAGCACTTGGTAAAGACAGAATTTATCCtggtttgatttattttagcaAAGGATATGGTAAAGCTGGTGAACCATATCGTGGCTATGTTCTAACACTAATCGTAGCagcagtatttttattaattg gTGATTTAAATGCAATTGCACCACTAATATCAAATTGTTATTTAGCATCATAtgctttaattaatttctgtACATTTCATGCAGCAATTGTTAGACCACTTGGTTGGCGTCCAACATTTAAA taCTACAACAGATGGCTATCACTTGTTGGTTTTATATTGTGTGTTGTATTTATGTTTCTCATTGATTGGAGAACAGCTCTTATAACTGTTGTTGTTATTCTTGCATTATTCTTAATAGTTGTTTATAGAAAACCTGATGTTAATTGGGGTAGTAGTACACAAGCACAAACATATAAAACAGCATTAACTGTTGTTTATCGTTTAAATTGTATGGATGaacatgttaaaaattatgcaCCACAAATATTGGCATTATCTGGTGCACCAGGTACACGTCCTGATTTATTACATTTAGCtaatttaataactaaaaataattcattacttGTTTGTGGTGAAGTTAATCca acaCGTTTATCATATCGTACAAGATCAGCAAGATTAAGAAATGGTTATGCATGGTTACAACGTCATCGTATCAAGTCATTTTATCATGTTGTAAGTGATCTTAGTTTAGAACGTGGTGCATCAGCCCTAATGCAAGCATCTGGAGTTGGTAAATTAGCACCAAATGTTGTTCTTATGGGTTACAAAACAACATGGACAACTTGTCATCATAAAGATCTTCAGGAATATTTTAATGTTCtaca caaTGCATTTGATCAAAAAATGGCTGTTGCAATGTTACGTGTACCAAATGGTCTTGATTATTCAGTACCAAATAGTACTGGTGATGATGAACAAGCAATGATACAAAGTAGCTATGATTTAGCTGGTAATACATTGATGCATGCTGACAGTGATTTATCAATGACAAGTGGTATTCAACGAGTACAAAGTGTACCAACAATTGGCACACAATTTTCAACTGTTGATGGACCAAATCAAATTGCCAAagaatcatcaacaaatttcAATGCACgtgatcatttaaaatataaaaaaaaatttgcagcTGATAAAGTACTTTA tgAACAACGTAATGCTGTAATTTCTGAGCtagaatatatttcaatatttcaaaaaaaacacAAGTCAGGAGTCATTGATGTTTGGTGGCTGTATGATGATGgag gTTTGACAATACTGCTGCCTTATATTATCAACACAAGATCAAATTGggaaaattgtaaaatgagAATATTTGCATTGGCTAATCACAAGCAAGAAATTGGAGCACAAGAAAAaga aattgCAGAAATAATGACGAAATTTCGTATTcaatataaaagtttaaaaatggtTGATGACATAAGTGTACagccaaaaaaagaaactcaAGATTTCTTTGATTCACTTGTATCGGAATTtcgtaaaaatgataatgctGATTCATCCGAGTGTGTTATAACTGATGTGGAATTACAAAGTTTGCGTGATAAGACTTATCGACAATTACGTTTGCGAGAATTATTGTTAGAAAATTCTAGTCAATCAGCACTTGTAGTGAT GTCTTTGCCAATGCCAAGAAAAGGTGCTGTATCAGCACCACTTTACATGGCATGGTTGGAAGCCCTGACAAGAGACATGCCAACAACTTTACTCATTCGAGGAAATCAAACTTCAGTTTTGACATTTTACTCGTAG
- the LOC122855641 gene encoding ATP-dependent (S)-NAD(P)H-hydrate dehydratase isoform X2, producing the protein MIVSLSQFIFRHIIKNIESTAKLSTMSSQISLDERILKSVRRIVPSLATTKYKGQDGRIGIFGGSTEYTGAPYFAAMSAFRTGADLVHIFCSKDAGSAIKSFSPEPIVHPILDHHDALRQIKPWLDRFHVILIGPGLGRDEKIFKVVVELINLCRDLKKPLIIDADGLFLVCQKPDLIKDYPGLILTPNAMEFSRLVKSFLDRTVQPAPVVKISELKHLADAIGKNVVIINKGAKDVIVDGLKGTDAISCTVSGSGRRCGGQGDLLAGSLAVFWWWAISAGPSEMALSAPVTACYAASRLTRECNAAAFKEKQRGMLTTDMLEHVQPVFARLYESQSPKSPILIGKIRSKIMDA; encoded by the exons atgatagtaTCTTTGAGCCAATTTATCTTTAggcatataataaaaaatattgaatcaactgcaaaattatcaacaatgtcAAGTCAAATATCTCTAGATGAACGTATATTAAAATCAGTACGTCGTATTGTCCCGTCATTGgcaacaacaaaatacaaaGGTCAAGATGGTCGTATTGGAATATTTGGTGGTAGTACAGAATATACAGGAGCACCATATTTTGCAGCAATGAGTGCATTTAGAACTGGTGCTGATTTAGTACATATATTTTGTTCAAAAGATGCTGGTTCagcaattaaatcatttagtCCAGAGCCAATTGTTCATCCAATTCTTGATCATCATGATGCATTGAGACAGATAAAACCTTGGCTTGATAGATTTCATGTTATACTCATTGGACCAGGTCTTGGtagagatgaaaaaatatttaaagttgttgttgaattaattaatttatgtagagatttaaaaaaaccattaattATTGATGCTGATGGACTATTTTTGGTATGTCAAAAACCAGATTTAATAAAAGATTATCCAGGTTTAATATTAACACCAAATGCTATGGAATTTAGTAGACTTGTTAAATCATTTCTTGATAGAACAGTACAACCAGCACCAGTTGTTAAAATATCTGAATTAAAACATTTAGCTGATGCTATTGGTaaaaatgttgttattataaataaaggaGCAAAAGATGTTATTGTTGATGGATTAAAAGGTACAGATGCAATATCATGTACTGTATCTGGTTCTGGTAGACGTTGTGGTGGTCAAGGTGATCTTTTAGCTGGTTCATTAGCTGTATTTTGGTGGTGGGCAATAAGTGCTGGTCCAAGTGAAATGGCATTATCAGCACCAGTAACTGCTTGTTATGCTGCTTCAAGATTAACAAGAGAATGTAATGCTGCTGcttttaaagaaaaacaaagagGAATGCTTACAACTGATATGCTTGAACATGTTCAACCTGTATTTGCAAGACTTTATGAAAGCCAATCTCCAAA aTCACCAATTTTAATTGGTAAAATTCGTTCTAAAATTATGGAtgcataa
- the LOC122855641 gene encoding ATP-dependent (S)-NAD(P)H-hydrate dehydratase isoform X1, protein MSSQISLDERILKSVRRIVPSLATTKYKGQDGRIGIFGGSTEYTGAPYFAAMSAFRTGADLVHIFCSKDAGSAIKSFSPEPIVHPILDHHDALRQIKPWLDRFHVILIGPGLGRDEKIFKVVVELINLCRDLKKPLIIDADGLFLVCQKPDLIKDYPGLILTPNAMEFSRLVKSFLDRTVQPAPVVKISELKHLADAIGKNVVIINKGAKDVIVDGLKGTDAISCTVSGSGRRCGGQGDLLAGSLAVFWWWAISAGPSEMALSAPVTACYAASRLTRECNAAAFKEKQRGMLTTDMLEHVQPVFARLYESQSPKSPILIGKIRSKIMDA, encoded by the exons atgtcAAGTCAAATATCTCTAGATGAACGTATATTAAAATCAGTACGTCGTATTGTCCCGTCATTGgcaacaacaaaatacaaaGGTCAAGATGGTCGTATTGGAATATTTGGTGGTAGTACAGAATATACAGGAGCACCATATTTTGCAGCAATGAGTGCATTTAGAACTGGTGCTGATTTAGTACATATATTTTGTTCAAAAGATGCTGGTTCagcaattaaatcatttagtCCAGAGCCAATTGTTCATCCAATTCTTGATCATCATGATGCATTGAGACAGATAAAACCTTGGCTTGATAGATTTCATGTTATACTCATTGGACCAGGTCTTGGtagagatgaaaaaatatttaaagttgttgttgaattaattaatttatgtagagatttaaaaaaaccattaattATTGATGCTGATGGACTATTTTTGGTATGTCAAAAACCAGATTTAATAAAAGATTATCCAGGTTTAATATTAACACCAAATGCTATGGAATTTAGTAGACTTGTTAAATCATTTCTTGATAGAACAGTACAACCAGCACCAGTTGTTAAAATATCTGAATTAAAACATTTAGCTGATGCTATTGGTaaaaatgttgttattataaataaaggaGCAAAAGATGTTATTGTTGATGGATTAAAAGGTACAGATGCAATATCATGTACTGTATCTGGTTCTGGTAGACGTTGTGGTGGTCAAGGTGATCTTTTAGCTGGTTCATTAGCTGTATTTTGGTGGTGGGCAATAAGTGCTGGTCCAAGTGAAATGGCATTATCAGCACCAGTAACTGCTTGTTATGCTGCTTCAAGATTAACAAGAGAATGTAATGCTGCTGcttttaaagaaaaacaaagagGAATGCTTACAACTGATATGCTTGAACATGTTCAACCTGTATTTGCAAGACTTTATGAAAGCCAATCTCCAAA aTCACCAATTTTAATTGGTAAAATTCGTTCTAAAATTATGGAtgcataa
- the LOC122855638 gene encoding bumetanide-sensitive sodium-(potassium)-chloride cotransporter-like isoform X3: MVNERKKSILMRITGMEGKFNSQNPEDDGTTRVNGKKSSITLNVNGLWDVVPRLDHYRASRRAKRPSLSDLHEGNPVKDANVESGAAGNGQTGHVGMKLGWIQGVLIPCLLNIWGVMLFLRLSWIVAQAGIFESIIIIAISAVVCVITTLSLSAISTNGEVKGGGIYFIISRSLGPEFGASVGIVFAFANSVSASMNTIGFCDSLNTLLKSHGIKIIDNGLSDTRIIGCIALVVMILICAIGMEWESKAQNFLIAIIVIAIFDFLIGTVLGPGDNELLKAKGFVGFSSHEFTTNWNNDYRIYEGQEQNFISIFAIFFPSVTGIQAGANISGDLKDPSNSIPVGTLLALLISMISYVTFVLFAGGAAVRDASNITFNGTNFTAIPCVVDTLNNCQNGLHHDVSIMNIMSVWEGLIYAGCFAATLSTALTNLLSVPRLIQALGKDRIYPGLIYFSKGYGKAGEPYRGYVLTLIVAAVFLLIGDLNAIAPLISNCYLASYALINFCTFHAAIVRPLGWRPTFKYYNRWLSLVGFILCVVFMFLIDWRTALITVVVILALFLIVVYRKPDVNWGSSTQAQTYKTALTVVYRLNCMDEHVKNYAPQILALSGAPGTRPDLLHLANLITKNNSLLVCGEVNPTRLSYRTRSARLRNGYAWLQRHRIKSFYHVVSDLSLERGASALMQASGVGKLAPNVVLMGYKTTWTTCHHKDLQEYFNVLHNAFDQKMAVAMLRVPNGLDYSVPNSTGDDEQAMIQSSYDLAGNTLMHADSDLSMTSGIQRVQSVPTIGTQFSTVDGPNQIAKESSTNFNARDHLKYKKKFAADKVLYEQRNAVISELEYISIFQKKHKSGVIDVWWLYDDGEVFIIV, translated from the exons ATGGTTAATGAacgtaaaaaatcaattttaatgag AATAACTGGTATGGAGGGTAAATTCAATAGTCAAAACCCCGAAGATGATGGAACAACTCgtgtaaatggaaaaaaatcatCGATAACATTGAATGTCAATGGTTTATGGGATGTTGTACCACGTCTTGATCATTACAG agCAAGTAGACGTGCCAAAAGACCATCGTTGAGTGATTTACACGAAGGAAATCCTGTTAAA gaTGCTAACGTTGAATCTGGAGCAGCAGGAAATGGACAGACTGGACATGTTGGAATGAAACTTGGCTGGATACAGGGTGTACTAATACCATGTCTATTAAATATATGGGGTGTTATGTTATTTCTTCGTTTATCATGGATTGTTGCACAAGCTGGaatatttgaatcaattattataattgcaATATCAGCTGTTGTTTGTGTTATAACAACCCTAAGTCTCAGTGCAATTAGCACTAATGGTGAAGTAAAGGGAG gtggaatatattttataatatcaagaTCATTAGGACCAGAATTTGGAGCATCAGTTGGTATTGTATTTGCATTTGCAAATTCAGTATCAGCATCAATGAATACAATTGGTTTTTGTGATTCATTAAATACACTATTAAAAAGTCatggaattaaaattattgataatggtCTTAGTGATACGAGAATCATTGGTTGTATTGCACTTGTTgttatgatattaatatgtGCAATTGGAATGGAATGGGAATCAaag gcacaaaactttttaattgcaattattgtaattgcaatatttgattttttaattggtaCTGTACTTGGACCTGGTGATAATGAATTACTAAAAGCCAAAGGATTTGTTGGTTTTTCATCTCATGAATTTACAACAAATTGGAATAATGATTATCGTATTTATGAGGGACaagaacaaaattttatatcaatatttgcaatattttttccatcagtAACTGGTATACAAGCTGGTGCAAATATATCTGGTGATTTAAAAGATCCATCAAATAGTATACCAGTTGGTACACTATTagcattattaatatcaatgataagCTATGTTACATTTGTTCTATTTGCTGGTGGTGCTGCTGTTCGTGATGCAAGTAATATAACATTTAATGGAACAAATTTTACAGCTATACCATGTGTTGTtgatacattaaataattgtcaaaatGGTTTACATCATGATGTttcaataatgaatataatgtCAGTATGGGAAGGACTTATTTATGCTGGTTGTTTTGCAGCAACATTATCAACAGCATTGactaatttattatcagtacCACGTTTAATACAAGCACTTGGTAAAGACAGAATTTATCCtggtttgatttattttagcaAAGGATATGGTAAAGCTGGTGAACCATATCGTGGCTATGTTCTAACACTAATCGTAGCagcagtatttttattaattg gTGATTTAAATGCAATTGCACCACTAATATCAAATTGTTATTTAGCATCATAtgctttaattaatttctgtACATTTCATGCAGCAATTGTTAGACCACTTGGTTGGCGTCCAACATTTAAA taCTACAACAGATGGCTATCACTTGTTGGTTTTATATTGTGTGTTGTATTTATGTTTCTCATTGATTGGAGAACAGCTCTTATAACTGTTGTTGTTATTCTTGCATTATTCTTAATAGTTGTTTATAGAAAACCTGATGTTAATTGGGGTAGTAGTACACAAGCACAAACATATAAAACAGCATTAACTGTTGTTTATCGTTTAAATTGTATGGATGaacatgttaaaaattatgcaCCACAAATATTGGCATTATCTGGTGCACCAGGTACACGTCCTGATTTATTACATTTAGCtaatttaataactaaaaataattcattacttGTTTGTGGTGAAGTTAATCca acaCGTTTATCATATCGTACAAGATCAGCAAGATTAAGAAATGGTTATGCATGGTTACAACGTCATCGTATCAAGTCATTTTATCATGTTGTAAGTGATCTTAGTTTAGAACGTGGTGCATCAGCCCTAATGCAAGCATCTGGAGTTGGTAAATTAGCACCAAATGTTGTTCTTATGGGTTACAAAACAACATGGACAACTTGTCATCATAAAGATCTTCAGGAATATTTTAATGTTCtaca caaTGCATTTGATCAAAAAATGGCTGTTGCAATGTTACGTGTACCAAATGGTCTTGATTATTCAGTACCAAATAGTACTGGTGATGATGAACAAGCAATGATACAAAGTAGCTATGATTTAGCTGGTAATACATTGATGCATGCTGACAGTGATTTATCAATGACAAGTGGTATTCAACGAGTACAAAGTGTACCAACAATTGGCACACAATTTTCAACTGTTGATGGACCAAATCAAATTGCCAAagaatcatcaacaaatttcAATGCACgtgatcatttaaaatataaaaaaaaatttgcagcTGATAAAGTACTTTA tgAACAACGTAATGCTGTAATTTCTGAGCtagaatatatttcaatatttcaaaaaaaacacAAGTCAGGAGTCATTGATGTTTGGTGGCTGTATGATGATGgag aagtttttataattgtttaa